Proteins co-encoded in one Streptomyces sp. NBC_01283 genomic window:
- a CDS encoding threonine/serine dehydratase, which translates to MVGVEDVESAAARIAGHVVRTPTLPSPGLTALLGVPVTVKLELLQRTGSFKARGAVAKLLAMTGEQRAAGVVAVSGGNHGVAVAEMSAALGVRATVVMPRTAPARSVRAARAAGADVRLTATMAEAFAMMDRLEGEGLTLLHPFSDPVVIAGQGTVGLELAADAGELTDVLVSIGGGGLIAGVAAALRARRPGVRVWGVETTGAEAMSRALACGGPVQVDVDSRISTLSAPTVSPLTYTMVRDLVDEVLVVPEAEAYAGVLELAEHARVWAEPAAGCLLPAARRILAKTGESTRLGLVICGGNATVEDVTAYTGAAF; encoded by the coding sequence ATGGTCGGTGTTGAGGATGTGGAGAGCGCGGCAGCGCGGATAGCCGGGCATGTGGTGCGCACCCCCACGTTGCCCAGCCCGGGGTTGACCGCGTTGCTGGGGGTACCGGTCACGGTCAAGCTCGAGCTGCTGCAGCGCACGGGTTCGTTCAAGGCTCGGGGAGCGGTCGCCAAGCTGCTGGCGATGACCGGTGAGCAACGCGCGGCCGGCGTGGTCGCGGTGTCCGGCGGCAACCATGGTGTCGCCGTGGCGGAGATGTCGGCCGCGCTGGGTGTGCGCGCCACCGTGGTGATGCCGCGCACCGCACCGGCACGCTCGGTGCGGGCTGCCCGGGCCGCCGGAGCCGATGTACGGCTGACCGCCACCATGGCCGAGGCCTTCGCGATGATGGACCGGCTGGAGGGGGAGGGGCTCACGCTGCTGCACCCGTTCTCCGATCCGGTGGTCATTGCGGGGCAGGGCACAGTGGGGCTCGAACTCGCCGCCGACGCGGGGGAATTGACGGACGTTCTGGTCTCCATCGGTGGTGGTGGTCTGATCGCTGGTGTGGCGGCGGCACTGCGGGCACGGCGGCCGGGGGTGCGCGTGTGGGGCGTGGAGACGACCGGCGCCGAGGCGATGTCCAGGGCGTTGGCATGTGGTGGGCCGGTCCAGGTGGATGTGGACTCACGCATCAGCACGCTGAGTGCGCCCACGGTGTCCCCACTGACGTACACGATGGTGCGTGACCTGGTCGACGAGGTGCTCGTCGTGCCCGAGGCGGAGGCGTACGCGGGCGTGCTCGAGCTGGCCGAGCACGCCCGGGTATGGGCGGAGCCGGCGGCGGGCTGTCTGCTCCCGGCGGCCCGCCGCATCCTGGCCAAGACCGGTGAGTCGACTCGGCTCGGCCTGGTGATCTGCGGCGGCAACGCGACGGTGGAGGACGTGACCGCATACACGGGAGCGGCCTTCTGA
- a CDS encoding FAD-dependent oxidoreductase — MRGQRAVVLGGSVAGLCAAGVLTRHFDEVIVLERDRLPPDAQHRRGVPQSKHPHFLLNSGRRAIGEIFPGFEEGLIAAGGMHLMPSMDAAYCENDGWAPRKTGSMTMVYSSRVLIERVLRDNVRGIPAIEIREGVTVTGLRSTAGGTAFGRVEGVEFRMGDDSVHLSADLVVDALGRGSSVAEWLHTAGWPTPPEKTLDAKVTYTSRWYDLPPADRRPQSWWWKHLVVTPAQDTREQPEEHEFLSNFFPIEGDRAIVCMGSWGIRMPREVTTFEASVGRVRATAFGAATRACTPTSEVHLTRSTGNKWRRFDLLEQPPLGLVCVGDSICAFNPFYAQGMSSAARSALILADLLQSRDALDVAFFREFLARQKKSLDVPWMLAMARDQAYDFATGSEVVSAWRRRLAARFSWPVFNAITAASREDAYVERTFAQVFNLDKSLKEMATDPRFWFGIVRHKVRQRLGRTVVPGGFDDQQDPPGTDYSNRTRTGTEPSAATGLVDH, encoded by the coding sequence ATGCGGGGACAGAGAGCCGTGGTGCTCGGCGGAAGCGTGGCGGGGCTGTGCGCCGCGGGAGTGCTCACCAGGCATTTCGACGAGGTGATCGTCCTGGAGCGGGACCGGCTCCCGCCCGACGCGCAGCATCGGCGGGGTGTGCCGCAGAGCAAGCACCCGCACTTCCTGCTCAACTCCGGGCGTCGTGCGATCGGCGAAATCTTCCCTGGGTTCGAGGAAGGACTGATCGCAGCGGGCGGGATGCACCTGATGCCGTCGATGGACGCGGCGTACTGCGAGAACGATGGCTGGGCCCCGCGCAAAACCGGGTCGATGACGATGGTCTACAGCTCCCGCGTGCTCATCGAGCGGGTCCTGCGCGACAACGTGCGTGGGATCCCGGCCATCGAGATCCGCGAAGGCGTGACGGTCACCGGACTTCGTTCCACCGCGGGCGGCACCGCGTTCGGTCGCGTCGAAGGAGTCGAGTTCCGCATGGGCGACGACTCGGTGCACCTCTCCGCCGACCTGGTCGTCGACGCCCTCGGGCGTGGCTCCTCCGTCGCCGAGTGGCTGCACACGGCCGGGTGGCCGACACCGCCGGAGAAGACCCTCGACGCCAAGGTCACCTACACCTCGCGATGGTACGACCTGCCCCCCGCCGACCGGCGTCCGCAGTCGTGGTGGTGGAAGCACCTGGTCGTCACTCCGGCACAGGACACCCGCGAACAGCCCGAGGAGCACGAGTTCCTCAGCAACTTCTTCCCGATCGAGGGGGACCGCGCCATCGTGTGCATGGGGTCGTGGGGCATCCGGATGCCGCGCGAAGTCACCACCTTCGAAGCCTCGGTGGGCCGCGTGCGTGCCACGGCCTTCGGCGCCGCGACGCGTGCCTGCACTCCGACCTCCGAAGTGCACCTCACCCGTTCGACCGGCAACAAGTGGCGCCGCTTCGACCTGCTCGAACAGCCCCCGCTCGGGCTGGTCTGCGTCGGTGACTCGATCTGCGCGTTCAACCCCTTCTACGCCCAGGGAATGAGCTCGGCAGCCCGTTCCGCCCTCATTCTCGCCGACTTGCTGCAGAGCCGTGACGCCCTCGATGTCGCCTTCTTCCGCGAGTTCCTGGCCCGGCAGAAGAAGTCCCTCGACGTGCCGTGGATGCTCGCGATGGCCCGTGACCAGGCCTATGACTTCGCGACCGGGAGTGAGGTCGTCTCCGCCTGGCGCCGCAGGCTGGCTGCGCGGTTCAGCTGGCCGGTCTTCAACGCCATCACCGCCGCGAGCCGCGAGGACGCGTACGTCGAGCGGACGTTCGCCCAGGTCTTCAACCTCGACAAGTCACTAAAGGAGATGGCCACCGACCCGCGGTTCTGGTTCGGCATCGTGCGCCACAAGGTGCGTCAGCGCCTCGGGCGCACGGTCGTGCCCGGCGGGTTCGACGATCAGCAGGACCCGCCCGGCACCGACTACAGCAACCGCACCCGGACCGGCACCGAGCCGTCCGCCGCGACCGGACTCGTCGACCACTGA
- a CDS encoding maleylpyruvate isomerase N-terminal domain-containing protein, which translates to MSLKNAYLETAAQAVALLDTPEVAALWGKPSALAEWTVGGLAGHLIYQIFSVAPVLHEPESERDPISLLDHYARAVWIDAPLDGEANSGIRAQGEGISSEGVQPLRERARAALDEQRTGLAQLRGDRVVFLPQTGWALTLDDFLVTRMVELAVHIDDLAVSVGGRVAELPRTAFAPVVALLAELSARRHGQAALLRALTRVERAPAAINVF; encoded by the coding sequence GTGAGTCTGAAGAACGCTTACTTGGAGACCGCGGCGCAGGCCGTGGCTTTGCTGGACACGCCGGAAGTGGCCGCCTTGTGGGGGAAGCCCAGCGCGTTGGCGGAGTGGACTGTCGGTGGTCTGGCAGGTCACCTCATCTACCAGATCTTCAGCGTGGCTCCCGTGCTTCATGAACCTGAGTCTGAGCGCGATCCGATCTCTTTGCTGGACCACTACGCACGTGCCGTGTGGATCGACGCTCCGCTTGACGGGGAGGCCAACTCTGGCATCCGTGCGCAGGGTGAGGGCATTTCGTCCGAGGGGGTGCAGCCGTTGCGGGAGCGTGCCCGTGCCGCACTCGACGAGCAGCGAACTGGTCTCGCGCAACTGCGCGGGGACCGCGTCGTCTTCCTGCCGCAGACGGGGTGGGCGCTGACTCTCGATGACTTCCTCGTGACGCGGATGGTGGAACTGGCTGTGCACATAGATGACTTGGCAGTCAGTGTGGGTGGCCGGGTGGCAGAGCTTCCCCGTACTGCTTTCGCTCCCGTGGTTGCGCTGTTGGCTGAGCTTTCCGCCCGACGGCATGGCCAGGCAGCGTTGTTGCGAGCGTTGACACGCGTGGAGCGGGCACCCGCTGCGATCAACGTGTTCTGA
- a CDS encoding GNAT family N-acetyltransferase, with protein sequence MTIVLNEPGADGLTGAVGALREWQDDRTPLQLHPGDLGWAWALGAEKLASEVRTWSVDGRIVAVGFLDGPDVLRLTTAPDLRQDGELARQLLADLDDPERGVLPPGKVGLELPNGALLREVLLEAGWILDEAWTPLRRDLAEPVKDSGLRIEVTGPETAGVRTAVHRSAFGGQKFTEEVWHVLAAGPVYADARCLIGYDDQDNAVAAATVWSAGPGKPGLLEPMGVHADHRGHGYGTAISVAAAAALREMGASSALVSAESSNTAAVATYKAAGYQPSSERLDVSRAA encoded by the coding sequence ATGACGATCGTTTTGAACGAGCCGGGTGCTGACGGGTTGACCGGGGCCGTGGGTGCCCTCCGGGAATGGCAGGACGACCGTACGCCGCTGCAACTCCATCCGGGAGACCTCGGCTGGGCCTGGGCGCTGGGTGCAGAGAAGCTGGCCTCGGAGGTCCGCACCTGGAGCGTGGACGGGCGGATCGTTGCCGTCGGATTCCTGGACGGCCCTGATGTGCTGCGCCTGACGACCGCGCCGGATCTGCGACAGGACGGTGAGCTGGCGCGCCAGCTGCTGGCGGACCTCGATGATCCGGAGCGCGGGGTCCTGCCGCCCGGGAAGGTCGGCCTCGAACTCCCCAACGGCGCCCTGCTCCGCGAGGTCCTCCTGGAGGCGGGCTGGATTCTGGACGAGGCGTGGACGCCGCTGCGCCGCGACCTCGCCGAGCCGGTGAAGGACTCCGGCCTGCGCATCGAGGTGACCGGTCCCGAAACGGCGGGGGTGCGGACCGCAGTGCACCGCTCGGCCTTCGGCGGCCAGAAGTTCACCGAGGAGGTCTGGCACGTCCTCGCGGCCGGGCCGGTCTACGCCGACGCCCGCTGTCTGATCGGCTACGACGACCAGGACAACGCGGTGGCCGCGGCGACGGTCTGGTCGGCCGGGCCCGGCAAGCCCGGTCTGCTGGAGCCGATGGGCGTGCACGCCGACCATCGCGGTCACGGCTACGGGACGGCGATCAGCGTCGCCGCTGCGGCGGCGCTGCGTGAAATGGGTGCGTCAAGCGCACTCGTCAGCGCAGAGAGCTCGAACACTGCCGCCGTCGCCACCTACAAGGCAGCTGGATACCAGCCGTCGTCCGAACGGCTGGACGTCAGCCGAGCCGCCTGA
- a CDS encoding TetR/AcrR family transcriptional regulator → MGHHGWGGRPPASDAEARQRIVDATARCIDRHGVTKTTLSDVAGELGVTRQTVYRHFGRISDIIGEVAAQGAESFVDLMIAHLHGITDPAEAVVEGMVFCIRTIPAEPRLSLLLQLKDTTAFGRGTTTQDTIAYGAKMLQRFPVDWAAVGIEEEELQGLAEIIMRLLASLLQHPSEPPHDEDQLRTFLSRWLAPALSRTEPAKKRGTPRRGSSSAPTPS, encoded by the coding sequence ATGGGGCACCACGGCTGGGGAGGCAGGCCTCCCGCATCGGACGCGGAGGCCCGACAGCGCATCGTTGACGCGACCGCCCGCTGCATCGACCGGCACGGCGTCACGAAAACCACCCTGTCCGACGTCGCCGGCGAGCTCGGCGTCACCCGCCAGACCGTTTACCGTCACTTCGGTCGTATCAGCGACATCATCGGCGAAGTGGCGGCCCAGGGCGCCGAGTCGTTCGTCGACCTGATGATCGCGCACCTGCACGGCATCACCGACCCGGCCGAAGCCGTGGTCGAAGGCATGGTTTTCTGTATACGGACCATCCCTGCCGAGCCCCGCCTGAGCCTGCTGCTGCAGCTCAAAGACACCACCGCTTTCGGCCGCGGCACCACCACCCAGGACACCATCGCCTACGGCGCCAAGATGCTGCAGCGCTTTCCTGTCGACTGGGCCGCCGTCGGCATCGAAGAGGAAGAGCTCCAAGGGCTCGCCGAGATCATCATGCGCCTTCTGGCGTCGCTGCTGCAGCACCCGAGCGAACCGCCGCACGACGAAGACCAACTCCGCACGTTCCTCAGCCGCTGGCTCGCCCCGGCGCTGTCCCGGACCGAGCCCGCCAAGAAGCGGGGCACACCTCGTCGAGGATCGTCGTCAGCTCCGACACCATCATGA